One window of Anaerolineae bacterium genomic DNA carries:
- a CDS encoding Transcription termination protein NusB, which translates to MKPRTKARSIALQALYEIDLTGHPSEWVWTNRLAEENLDQKQAEFAYQIITGVAPLMNLLDDFLAEHAPEWPMDQIATIDRNILRIALWEMAVYGKTPLKVVINEAVELAKEFGSESSPRFINGVLGSLALRKNEIQLALKKAIASFSTSHSA; encoded by the coding sequence ATGAAACCCCGTACAAAAGCGCGCAGCATTGCCTTGCAGGCGCTGTACGAGATCGATCTTACCGGTCATCCCTCCGAATGGGTTTGGACAAACCGTTTAGCCGAAGAGAACCTGGATCAAAAGCAAGCCGAATTCGCTTATCAGATCATAACCGGTGTTGCTCCATTGATGAATCTTCTCGATGATTTTTTAGCTGAACATGCTCCAGAATGGCCAATGGATCAAATTGCCACGATAGACCGCAATATTTTACGGATAGCCTTATGGGAAATGGCAGTATATGGCAAAACGCCACTCAAAGTGGTTATAAACGAAGCCGTCGAATTGGCAAAAGAGTTTGGCTCAGAGAGTTCACCCCGTTTTATCAACGGCGTTTTGGGAAGCCTGGCTTTGCGAAAAAATGAGATTCAACTGGCGTTGAAAAAAGCAATTGCCTCATTCTCGACGAGTCATTCAGCATAG
- a CDS encoding Twin-arginine translocation protein TatC — translation MRKLLENIWFLIKLPFLILRWIVRQLLHWWRNTFQTIHFLLTEEEEDLPIEETLTKTIQNPSGIFEHINDLRKHIFRALIFLLITTSISFIYTAQIIDFLAKPVGGLQKLVAIDVTEPIGVFMRVALLTGFTIALPYIIFELWLFVAPGLKKRTRFGSLVTIPVATALFFSGMAFAYFILLPVGIPWLTQVMGIRTEVRPSSYVQFVTTVLFWIGLAFEFPLIIYFLALVGLVRAKALLDQWRFAVVIIAILAATITPTVDPINMSLVMLPMITLYFISIGLASIAERTRRKQSEA, via the coding sequence ATGCGAAAGCTCCTCGAAAACATCTGGTTTCTCATTAAGCTACCCTTCTTGATTTTGCGCTGGATTGTTCGTCAATTGCTCCATTGGTGGAGAAACACCTTTCAGACAATCCACTTCCTTTTAACCGAAGAGGAAGAAGACTTACCCATCGAAGAAACGCTCACCAAAACGATCCAGAACCCTAGCGGTATCTTCGAACACATCAATGACTTGCGGAAACATATCTTTCGGGCGTTAATCTTCCTGCTTATCACGACCTCGATTTCATTTATCTACACCGCTCAAATTATTGATTTCCTGGCAAAACCCGTTGGAGGATTACAAAAGCTGGTAGCTATTGATGTAACCGAACCAATTGGCGTTTTTATGCGGGTTGCCCTATTGACAGGATTCACCATTGCACTTCCTTATATCATCTTTGAGTTGTGGCTTTTCGTTGCGCCGGGGCTCAAAAAACGCACTCGATTTGGCAGTTTAGTTACTATCCCCGTTGCCACAGCGCTGTTTTTCAGCGGTATGGCTTTTGCCTATTTCATTCTTTTACCGGTAGGAATCCCTTGGTTAACTCAAGTTATGGGCATTCGTACCGAAGTGCGTCCTTCAAGTTATGTGCAATTCGTTACGACCGTCTTATTCTGGATCGGGTTAGCTTTTGAGTTTCCGCTGATCATTTATTTTCTCGCCCTTGTCGGTCTGGTGCGCGCCAAAGCTTTGTTAGATCAATGGCGATTTGCGGTAGTGATCATTGCTATCCTAGCGGCTACGATCACCCCAACCGTTGATCCGATTAACATGAGCCTGGTGATGCTCCCGATGATTACCCTGTATTTTATCAGCATTGGATTAGCCAGTATCGCCGAGCGGACTCGCCGGAAACAATCTGAAGCCTGA
- a CDS encoding Thioredoxin, translating to MMSEHILDVNELDFHYQVLEYSFQNPVVIDFWANWCQPCKMLTPILEKLAMEGNGAFRLAKINVDQNTNLAIRMGVHSIPHVKGIKNGQVVNEFVGLLPEAKIREFIQSLLPRPSELWIEKGNHFYQEGDWEEAANAFQQALQLDHQNPLARIGLAKSLVRLQNFVEAHSWLEDFPPSKEYSAAERLKFLIQEILKAQNSPLPNDELDAAYQHSLRLIHKGNYFAALDGLLDILRTNKSYNKGKLKEIIVEILDLLGDSEPETRAYRQELASILW from the coding sequence ATGATGAGCGAACACATTCTTGATGTCAACGAATTAGACTTCCATTACCAAGTTCTGGAATACTCATTTCAGAACCCGGTTGTCATTGATTTTTGGGCAAATTGGTGTCAACCCTGCAAGATGCTTACCCCTATTCTTGAAAAATTAGCCATGGAGGGAAATGGCGCGTTTCGGCTGGCTAAAATTAATGTTGATCAGAATACAAACCTGGCTATACGCATGGGAGTTCACAGTATTCCTCACGTTAAAGGCATCAAGAACGGTCAGGTAGTAAACGAATTCGTTGGGCTTCTCCCTGAAGCAAAAATACGAGAATTTATTCAGAGTCTCTTGCCCAGACCCAGCGAACTCTGGATCGAGAAAGGCAATCACTTTTACCAGGAAGGTGATTGGGAAGAGGCCGCAAATGCCTTTCAGCAAGCGCTTCAATTGGATCATCAGAACCCGCTTGCCAGAATAGGGTTAGCAAAAAGCCTGGTTCGCCTTCAAAACTTTGTCGAAGCTCACTCCTGGTTAGAGGACTTTCCCCCAAGCAAAGAATATTCCGCCGCCGAACGACTAAAATTTCTCATTCAGGAAATCCTCAAAGCGCAAAACAGCCCTCTTCCCAATGATGAACTCGATGCAGCCTATCAACACAGCCTGCGTTTAATTCATAAGGGAAACTACTTTGCGGCTCTGGATGGTTTACTAGATATTCTCAGGACAAATAAGTCCTATAACAAAGGCAAGCTAAAGGAGATTATTGTTGAAATCCTCGACCTACTGGGCGACAGCGAACCGGAGACCCGCGCCTATCGCCAGGAATTAGCCTCAATTCTGTGGTAA
- a CDS encoding Iron-sulfur cluster regulator SufR, translating to MVYWHKLRNHAHPIVIRHMDAITNLDNQNQTTRQRVLKTLLLRQSCTVNELAEAVEINPISVRHHLNKLEAEGLVHSYEERHGVGRPRRLYRLTESGRELFPTRYLRLTTRLLSQLKDQLPSTTINQLFAQMAKDIAADYEESLRGLSLEERLDLIKRLLSQEGFSVEWEKQGNEYLIREINCPYLQVSQAHPEVCAVDQTLISTLLSLPAEKVRCVLNGDSHCTYIVSSQAKE from the coding sequence ATGGTTTATTGGCATAAATTAAGAAATCATGCTCATCCGATCGTAATCAGGCATATGGACGCAATAACAAATCTGGATAACCAAAATCAAACTACACGTCAACGTGTCCTTAAAACTCTATTGCTCCGCCAGAGTTGTACGGTAAACGAACTGGCAGAAGCTGTAGAAATTAATCCAATTTCCGTCCGTCACCATCTCAACAAACTGGAAGCGGAAGGGTTGGTTCATTCTTATGAAGAACGACATGGCGTTGGACGTCCAAGACGGCTGTATCGATTGACAGAAAGCGGCAGGGAACTGTTTCCGACGCGGTACCTGCGCTTAACCACCCGTTTATTATCCCAACTCAAAGATCAACTACCCTCTACAACGATTAATCAGCTTTTCGCTCAGATGGCGAAAGACATCGCCGCTGATTATGAAGAATCATTAAGGGGATTGTCTTTAGAAGAAAGATTAGATTTAATTAAACGCCTCCTCAGCCAGGAAGGTTTTTCGGTGGAGTGGGAAAAACAGGGCAATGAGTACCTGATCCGCGAAATTAATTGCCCGTATTTGCAAGTAAGCCAGGCTCACCCTGAAGTTTGCGCCGTTGACCAGACTCTGATCTCAACCCTCCTATCCCTTCCAGCCGAAAAAGTCCGCTGTGTTCTCAACGGCGACTCCCATTGTACTTATATCGTATCCAGTCAAGCCAAGGAGTAA
- a CDS encoding PaaD-like protein (DUF59) involved in Fe-S cluster assembly: MSNEDSSKVIWQADSTHPELAETLREKLREIVDPEIGLNIIQLGLVRDLIIEDDSAHIKMILTTPFCPYGPALLEMSRKKVEEVVKKPTTIEMGMEMWDFSMMEEGAGGDWGLF, from the coding sequence ATGTCCAATGAAGATTCATCCAAAGTCATCTGGCAAGCAGATAGCACCCATCCAGAATTGGCTGAAACCCTACGTGAAAAATTGCGTGAGATCGTTGATCCTGAAATCGGCCTGAATATCATCCAGTTGGGTCTGGTTAGAGACCTGATTATCGAGGATGATAGCGCTCATATTAAGATGATTCTCACCACGCCCTTTTGCCCTTACGGCCCGGCTTTATTGGAGATGAGTCGGAAAAAGGTTGAGGAGGTTGTCAAAAAACCCACCACGATCGAAATGGGCATGGAAATGTGGGATTTTTCTATGATGGAAGAAGGCGCTGGCGGAGATTGGGGATTGTTTTAA
- a CDS encoding LSU ribosomal protein L32p translates to MPPQPKRKLSKGRRDRRRAHDALKARQLVQCSNCGAMRLPHTVCPACGHYQGREVVTVEEKKK, encoded by the coding sequence ATGCCTCCACAACCAAAAAGAAAACTATCCAAAGGCCGCCGCGACCGTCGTAGAGCGCATGATGCCCTGAAAGCTCGTCAACTCGTTCAATGCAGCAATTGCGGTGCAATGCGCTTGCCTCACACCGTTTGTCCGGCATGTGGTCATTATCAAGGCAGAGAAGTCGTCACCGTTGAAGAAAAGAAGAAATAA
- a CDS encoding Iron-sulfur cluster assembly protein SufD, with amino-acid sequence MATPLIVTRKTREAEIDRTRFPFTENDLPGFDGRSDLPAFLRDYRLKGWNLFQTIPMPSTNDEAWRRTDLRGLRASEFSLRATLPKRNLRPPRNLLRPLVGNKHGGQIIVVPTYQTTEQVKEEWRKQGILFEDLRTAQREHVDFLANAMGQIVRPEESKFAALAIAFAEDGVIVYIPRGVRLKEPLHSVIWSPGVRLARFTRLLIWVDDEAELTFVHEVASPDQNEGQSFHAGIVEIHVGKGSHLTFVEMQSWGRDVWNFTHERARVERDGTLDWIFGSVGSQLTKTFMEIDLVGEGATGKMSGFYFTNGNQHLDHDTQQNHFAPHTTSDLLFKGALQDRSRSVWQGMIYVAPGAQKTDGYQANRNLTLSPQARADSIPGLEIMADDVRCTHGATVGKIDEEQLFYLLSRGISRKEAIRLIVEGFFEPIMERVPYGGVRQRFRTAIKQKIG; translated from the coding sequence ATGGCAACACCATTGATTGTAACTCGCAAAACTCGTGAAGCGGAAATTGATCGAACCAGATTTCCATTTACAGAAAATGACTTGCCCGGCTTCGATGGAAGAAGCGATTTACCGGCATTCCTGCGCGATTATCGTCTCAAGGGATGGAATCTGTTTCAAACGATTCCTATGCCCTCTACCAATGACGAAGCCTGGCGCAGGACAGATCTTCGGGGGTTGAGAGCATCCGAGTTCTCTCTGCGGGCAACTTTGCCCAAACGAAATTTACGCCCGCCGCGCAACCTGTTGCGTCCACTGGTTGGTAACAAACATGGTGGGCAGATCATCGTTGTGCCAACTTACCAGACGACCGAACAGGTTAAAGAAGAGTGGCGGAAGCAAGGTATCCTTTTTGAGGATCTGCGCACGGCTCAACGCGAGCACGTTGATTTTCTGGCAAACGCAATGGGGCAGATTGTCCGTCCCGAAGAGAGTAAGTTTGCTGCTCTGGCAATAGCTTTCGCTGAAGATGGTGTAATTGTCTATATTCCGCGAGGGGTGCGTTTGAAAGAGCCTCTACACAGTGTCATCTGGTCGCCGGGTGTTCGCCTTGCGCGTTTCACCCGCTTGCTGATCTGGGTGGACGACGAGGCTGAGCTGACATTCGTTCACGAGGTTGCATCGCCCGATCAGAATGAAGGGCAAAGTTTCCATGCCGGGATTGTCGAAATCCATGTTGGAAAAGGCTCTCACCTGACCTTTGTCGAAATGCAGTCCTGGGGCAGAGATGTGTGGAATTTCACTCATGAACGGGCAAGAGTCGAACGCGATGGCACATTGGATTGGATTTTTGGTTCTGTAGGAAGTCAATTGACGAAGACCTTTATGGAAATCGATCTGGTTGGTGAAGGTGCAACCGGCAAGATGTCTGGTTTTTATTTCACGAATGGTAATCAACATCTTGATCATGATACCCAACAGAATCACTTTGCGCCACACACAACCAGCGATTTGCTCTTCAAAGGCGCATTACAAGACCGCAGCCGTTCGGTCTGGCAGGGAATGATCTATGTGGCGCCGGGTGCGCAGAAAACGGATGGCTATCAGGCAAACCGCAACTTAACCCTGAGCCCACAAGCACGCGCCGATTCAATTCCTGGTCTGGAGATCATGGCGGATGACGTCCGTTGTACCCATGGTGCAACAGTCGGAAAAATCGATGAAGAACAACTGTTTTATCTGCTAAGCCGAGGCATCTCTCGCAAAGAAGCTATTCGCCTGATTGTGGAAGGCTTCTTTGAACCGATTATGGAGCGAGTCCCTTACGGAGGCGTTCGCCAACGATTTCGCACCGCCATTAAGCAAAAAATAGGGTAA
- a CDS encoding Iron-sulfur cluster assembly ATPase protein SufC, producing MSELQIRDLHVNVNGREILKGVNLTVSQGEVHALMGPNGTGKSTLAYTLMGHPNYEVTQGEVWFKGQNILELEADQRAHLGLFLAFQYPVAIPGVSVANFLRAAINARRKVENPEDKGIPIPEFRKQLKKVMDTLKMDHSFAGRYLNDGFSGGEKKRAEVLQMAMLRPEIAIMDETDSGLDIDALRIVAEGVNTLRGPDLGVLVITHYQRILNYIKPDFVHIMLDGRVVESGGPDLALHLEEHGYDWLKNKAEVMVR from the coding sequence ATGTCCGAATTGCAAATTAGGGATTTGCATGTTAATGTCAACGGCCGGGAAATCTTGAAAGGGGTCAATTTGACCGTAAGTCAAGGCGAAGTGCACGCTTTAATGGGACCAAATGGCACGGGTAAATCCACGCTGGCATATACCTTAATGGGTCATCCAAATTATGAGGTGACTCAGGGAGAAGTCTGGTTCAAAGGGCAGAATATCCTGGAGTTAGAAGCTGACCAACGGGCTCATTTGGGTCTTTTCTTAGCCTTCCAGTACCCGGTTGCCATTCCGGGGGTATCGGTGGCTAACTTTCTGAGAGCGGCGATTAACGCACGGAGGAAAGTGGAAAACCCGGAAGATAAAGGGATTCCAATTCCGGAATTTCGCAAACAATTGAAAAAGGTTATGGATACCCTCAAGATGGATCATTCCTTTGCCGGGCGTTATCTCAATGATGGCTTTTCCGGTGGTGAGAAAAAACGGGCCGAAGTATTGCAGATGGCTATGCTAAGGCCAGAGATCGCAATTATGGACGAAACAGACTCTGGATTGGATATCGATGCTTTGCGCATTGTGGCTGAAGGTGTCAACACCCTGCGTGGCCCCGATCTGGGCGTTCTGGTAATTACGCACTACCAGCGCATTCTCAATTACATCAAACCGGACTTCGTCCATATTATGTTAGATGGACGTGTGGTTGAATCGGGCGGTCCTGATTTGGCTTTGCACCTAGAAGAGCATGGCTACGATTGGTTGAAAAATAAAGCAGAAGTGATGGTTCGGTAA
- a CDS encoding N-acetylmuramoyl-L-alanine amidase AmiC precursor: MPETHSTESAKLILHIPIILVIAGLLATLFTAWTEPFIHLGQSIIDPQQIVLTAIPTNESSGTPIFLPEVGIVAGHYGNDSGAICPDGLREVDVNLNVASLVQKMLAENGIKSEILQEFDPKLSNYRASLLISIHADSCAYINEEASGFKVAAALSNPQPEKSARLIACLRSHYASTTGLRLHNSVTNDMTSYHAFNEIHPETIAAIIEIGFLNLDRVILTQKPQVIAAGITNGILCYLNNEDLTTTPTP; this comes from the coding sequence ATGCCTGAAACTCATTCGACTGAATCCGCAAAATTGATCTTGCACATCCCCATCATTTTGGTGATTGCCGGTCTTCTTGCGACTCTATTCACCGCCTGGACAGAACCCTTCATCCACCTCGGACAATCAATCATCGATCCCCAACAGATCGTATTAACAGCTATCCCCACCAACGAATCTTCCGGAACACCGATTTTTCTTCCTGAGGTAGGTATTGTTGCCGGGCACTACGGAAACGATTCTGGGGCTATCTGCCCAGATGGCTTGAGGGAGGTGGATGTTAACTTAAATGTAGCCTCACTTGTGCAAAAAATGCTTGCTGAAAATGGAATAAAGTCCGAAATTCTACAAGAATTCGATCCCAAACTCAGTAACTATCGAGCTTCATTACTGATTTCCATTCACGCCGATTCATGTGCTTACATCAACGAAGAAGCCAGCGGTTTCAAAGTTGCTGCGGCTTTGTCCAATCCACAACCAGAAAAATCCGCCAGACTTATCGCCTGTCTTCGTTCACACTATGCCAGCACAACCGGTCTGCGATTACACAATAGTGTTACCAACGATATGACCAGCTACCATGCTTTCAATGAGATACACCCTGAAACAATTGCCGCTATTATCGAAATAGGTTTCCTAAATCTCGACCGGGTAATTCTCACCCAAAAACCACAAGTTATTGCAGCCGGAATAACCAACGGCATCCTCTGTTATCTCAACAACGAAGACCTCACCACTACCCCAACGCCTTAA
- a CDS encoding Iron-sulfur cluster assembly protein SufB — MASDAAILEGLGEYRYGFRDPETYVFKTRKGLDREVVEQISYMKEEPQWMLEFRLKALDHFLKRPMPTWGADLSKLNLDDIYYYVKPAEAQGRSWDEVPETIKNTFEKLGIPEAERKFLAGVGAQYESEMVYHSIQEHLEKQGVIFLSIEDGLKEHPDLFREYFATVIPIEDNKFAALNSAVWSGGSFIYIPKGVKVDLPLQAYFRLNVANIGQFERTLIIADEGSQVHYVEGCTAPIYTTDSFHSGVIEIVVKRGARVRYTTIQNWSSNVYNLVTQRALVFEDATMEWVDANLGSKITMKYPSCYLKEPGAHGEILSMAFAGKGQHQDAGGKVIHFAPNTSSKIVSKSISKSGGRSSYRGLLKVYKGAKGVKSNVVCDALLLDETSRSDTYPYIEIDEEDVTIGHEATVSKVGEEQLFYLMSRGLSEDEATSMVVSGFIEPLVKELPMEYAIEMNRLIQLQMEGSIG, encoded by the coding sequence ATGGCTAGCGATGCAGCAATTTTGGAAGGACTGGGTGAGTATCGGTATGGTTTTCGCGATCCGGAGACCTATGTATTCAAAACTCGCAAGGGGCTTGACAGGGAAGTGGTCGAGCAAATTTCTTACATGAAAGAGGAGCCACAATGGATGTTGGAATTCCGGCTGAAGGCTCTAGATCATTTTCTCAAGCGCCCGATGCCTACCTGGGGGGCAGACCTTTCCAAATTAAATCTGGATGATATTTACTATTATGTGAAACCAGCCGAAGCTCAAGGCCGTTCGTGGGATGAGGTTCCGGAAACGATCAAGAACACCTTTGAGAAACTGGGTATACCTGAAGCGGAACGCAAATTCCTCGCCGGTGTAGGTGCACAATACGAGTCCGAGATGGTTTACCACAGCATTCAAGAACATCTTGAAAAGCAAGGTGTAATTTTTCTCTCCATCGAGGATGGCTTAAAGGAACACCCTGATTTATTTCGTGAGTATTTTGCTACGGTGATCCCGATCGAAGATAACAAATTTGCTGCTTTAAACAGCGCTGTGTGGTCAGGTGGATCATTTATCTATATCCCAAAAGGCGTCAAGGTAGATTTACCTTTACAGGCATATTTTCGGCTGAATGTAGCCAACATTGGGCAGTTCGAACGGACGCTGATCATCGCTGATGAAGGATCGCAAGTTCACTATGTCGAAGGTTGTACGGCGCCGATCTACACGACCGATTCGTTTCATAGTGGCGTGATCGAAATCGTTGTCAAGCGAGGGGCACGGGTTCGCTATACGACCATTCAAAACTGGTCATCCAATGTTTATAACCTGGTGACCCAACGCGCCTTGGTGTTCGAAGACGCCACGATGGAGTGGGTGGATGCCAATCTTGGTTCGAAAATTACGATGAAATATCCCTCCTGCTATCTGAAGGAACCGGGCGCACATGGTGAAATTCTATCCATGGCTTTTGCCGGAAAAGGACAGCATCAGGATGCGGGAGGAAAGGTCATTCACTTTGCGCCCAATACCAGCAGTAAAATCGTCTCGAAATCCATCAGCAAGAGCGGGGGGCGCTCCTCCTATCGCGGTTTACTCAAGGTTTACAAAGGGGCAAAGGGAGTTAAGTCGAATGTAGTTTGTGATGCGCTTCTCCTGGATGAAACCTCGCGCTCTGATACCTACCCCTATATCGAAATTGACGAAGAAGACGTTACGATTGGGCATGAAGCAACGGTCTCGAAAGTTGGTGAAGAGCAGCTCTTCTACCTGATGAGCCGTGGTTTGAGCGAGGATGAAGCGACCTCGATGGTTGTCTCTGGCTTTATTGAGCCATTGGTTAAAGAGTTGCCCATGGAGTATGCGATCGAAATGAACCGATTAATCCAATTGCAAATGGAAGGATCAATAGGGTAG
- a CDS encoding 3-oxoacyl-[acyl-carrier protein] reductase, translated as MNEKHVLALTNRVAVVTGASRGIGKAIALELARREAKVVINYRTHEDAALQVLEQIRESGGDGIVYQADISQYDQAQELIKSCVEHYGKIDILVNNAGITRDTLIMMMSEEDWDIVQATNLKGTFNCSKAAVRYMMRQKYGRIINITSISGQMGNAGQCNYSASKAGQIGFTKALAREVASRNITVNAIAAGYIETDIWENVPQEMKESFLKLIPLGRKGQPEEIAYAVAFLASDQAAYITGQVLGVDGGMAMM; from the coding sequence ATGAACGAAAAGCACGTGCTCGCATTAACTAATCGAGTAGCGGTCGTTACGGGTGCCTCACGTGGCATCGGTAAAGCCATTGCTTTAGAACTTGCCAGACGCGAAGCAAAAGTTGTCATTAATTATCGCACGCACGAAGATGCTGCCTTACAGGTACTCGAACAGATACGAGAATCAGGTGGCGATGGGATCGTCTATCAAGCTGATATCTCTCAATACGACCAGGCTCAGGAATTGATTAAAAGTTGCGTAGAACATTATGGAAAGATTGATATCCTGGTCAATAATGCTGGAATCACTCGTGATACCCTCATCATGATGATGAGTGAAGAAGATTGGGATATTGTTCAAGCAACTAATCTAAAGGGCACCTTTAATTGCTCGAAAGCAGCCGTTCGTTATATGATGCGCCAAAAATATGGACGGATCATCAATATTACCTCCATATCTGGTCAGATGGGCAATGCAGGGCAGTGCAATTATTCGGCATCGAAAGCGGGTCAAATTGGTTTCACAAAAGCGCTCGCTCGGGAGGTCGCGTCCAGGAATATTACCGTAAATGCCATTGCAGCAGGCTATATCGAGACCGACATTTGGGAAAACGTCCCCCAAGAAATGAAGGAATCTTTTCTCAAATTGATTCCACTCGGGCGAAAAGGTCAACCTGAAGAAATCGCTTACGCCGTCGCATTTTTAGCTTCAGATCAAGCGGCGTATATTACCGGACAGGTTCTGGGTGTTGATGGTGGTATGGCAATGATGTAA
- a CDS encoding Malonyl CoA-acyl carrier protein transacylase has protein sequence MLPSEQTAFLFPGQGSQQLGMGAQLAEHFDVARETFLQADQLLGFSLSEICWHGPLEKLNDTLYTQPALYTHSIAAWRVFKTLYQGFEPRFIAGHSMGEITALAVAKAVSFKDGLVLAHHRGRLMKASGEQNPGGMAAILGLDGKVLQEICQEVVAQGDLVQVANDNCPGQVVISGSHQGVAKASELALSRGAKRAIKLAVSIAAHSQLMVSAQAEFSKIVDQIAFEHPKVPVIGNVCHAAMTTQEQLKDDIKAQLTSPVYWTDSVLYMINHGVRYFIELGSGSVLSGLVKRIDPNVHTYSLGTPQDFANFPAV, from the coding sequence TTGTTACCATCTGAACAAACTGCTTTTCTCTTTCCAGGTCAGGGTTCCCAGCAACTCGGTATGGGTGCTCAACTGGCTGAGCACTTTGATGTTGCCAGAGAAACCTTTTTGCAGGCCGACCAACTCTTGGGTTTTTCCCTGAGCGAAATCTGTTGGCATGGTCCTCTCGAAAAGTTAAATGATACCTTATACACTCAGCCAGCCTTATATACCCATTCGATCGCAGCCTGGCGTGTTTTCAAAACACTTTATCAGGGATTCGAGCCTCGTTTTATCGCCGGTCACTCGATGGGAGAAATTACCGCATTGGCTGTTGCCAAAGCAGTCTCCTTTAAGGACGGTCTCGTGCTTGCCCATCATCGTGGGCGCTTGATGAAAGCAAGCGGTGAACAAAATCCCGGTGGCATGGCCGCCATCCTTGGACTGGATGGAAAAGTCCTTCAGGAAATCTGTCAGGAAGTTGTAGCTCAGGGCGATCTCGTCCAGGTGGCAAACGACAACTGCCCAGGCCAGGTTGTGATCTCAGGCTCCCATCAAGGAGTAGCCAAAGCCAGCGAACTTGCACTCTCACGAGGGGCAAAAAGAGCCATTAAATTAGCGGTCAGCATCGCCGCCCATTCACAATTAATGGTATCCGCCCAGGCAGAATTTTCCAAAATTGTTGACCAAATTGCGTTTGAACATCCAAAAGTACCGGTAATTGGCAATGTCTGTCATGCGGCAATGACAACCCAAGAACAACTAAAAGACGACATTAAAGCCCAACTGACATCTCCGGTTTATTGGACAGACTCGGTTCTCTATATGATCAATCACGGGGTACGCTATTTCATAGAGTTAGGTAGTGGCTCTGTTCTAAGCGGCTTGGTCAAACGAATTGATCCAAATGTGCATACATACTCACTGGGAACCCCACAAGATTTCGCGAACTTTCCTGCGGTATAA
- a CDS encoding Alkaline shock protein — protein sequence MSGDGITTIAPDVLKSIARLSCLSIEGVSRMATSPISFGRLLKKSVQDGVDIEIEDDTVYVNLYVILKSNVNIREVSRNIQQQVYRAITDLVGMNVGKINVHVEDIDYETSPQG from the coding sequence ATGAGTGGAGATGGGATAACAACTATTGCGCCTGATGTTCTAAAGTCTATAGCCCGGTTGAGTTGCCTTTCGATCGAAGGGGTTAGCCGCATGGCAACCTCTCCAATCTCATTCGGTCGGCTTCTTAAAAAATCAGTTCAAGATGGCGTCGACATTGAAATCGAAGATGATACGGTATATGTTAACTTATATGTGATTCTCAAAAGCAATGTAAACATCCGTGAGGTCAGCCGCAATATCCAACAACAGGTTTATCGCGCCATCACTGACCTGGTTGGCATGAATGTTGGCAAAATTAATGTGCATGTTGAGGATATTGATTACGAAACTTCACCACAGGGATAA